The stretch of DNA CCCACAAACCGTATATCATTTAGACAAGACCTCAATAGTTTAGTTACTTTCCACTGTGTTCATGTTAATGATATACTTTACCTGAAattttgatttcattcattcattcattatctgtaaccacttatccagttcaggatcgcagtgggtccagagcctacctgggctccacaaggcgggaatacaccctggagggggcgccagtccttcacagggcaacacacactcacactcatcgtgtgtttttggaccgtgagaggaaacccacgcggacacagggagaacacacagactccttacagacagtcacccggagtgggaatctaacccacaatctccaggtccctggagctgtgtgactgcaacacttgAAATTTTGATTTGAGAATCGAATTTGGAGCATAAAGATCTTAGAGTTATGAATATTTCAGTATCGATCCACGCATCACTACTTGTCACACATGAACAGTGTTGCTCTGGGGTAAACTTTCCTTTAAATAGTGAGGAGACATTAGCAGTTAACTCAgcctccttcaaaattaaaaggTTGTGTCTGAAACATTGTAAACGCTGTCCATTGAGATGGCTTTCTTTGTAAGAGAGGCACTGAGACATGTAAGGTTCCTCTGGTTGGCTGACATTTGAAGATAGTGTAGTTGTATATACGTCACTGGCTTACAATGCCCATAATCTTTTGTGTGAGCACTTGCTCACACTTGTTGCTCTCTGCAAAACCATGATTTGCCAGAAATTAAGCCTACATATTTTAAGTCAGGGTTATGACAAACAAAATGTGCTAGCTATGGCACCTTTGAATAGTTTAACTATTAgaacatatttattcaatgtggACTTACAAACATCAGGCTGATTAGGATAATTATACTGCAATAAAACATGCCTTATGTCTTAGTACTTTAGCTAAGTATTTACAGCGGTAACATTTCTATGTCCAATCGCTCCACTAACGTTTGCGTCgaaaaacattatatttaaaaaggattcactaattaaacacaaattaaactTGAGGATTTTATATTGATAAACGGTTTAGAAATACGTTTTACAGATAGGAAACACGGGAGACATAATCAGAGCAGACAGTGTTTCTCCGATGAATGGagggaatatttaaaaaatccatCAATAAAGGATACAATGGGCTGCACCATgaccttctgcactttctgTCCTTGTCCTCTATACGCCATCGTCCTCTGAAATATGAGAATATTGATCTGAATTCCCTGtttttcttcaataaacgatgCGTTTATTATTTGCCGCGATAACGAACTCCTCACGTTGGTGAAATAGAGATGgcggagaaagagagagcggcGTTTAACACAACAGCGCCGCACAGAGACCGGGAGGAGTAACTACAACACATTAAAATACAGTACAGTACTGAATATTGTACTATTTTTACACTATTTACAGTGAGTACATACGGTTTTAGACGCATCCACGTTATTATTCTGTGCCTAATTTAACAATTACCAAGTTGATAATATCCAATAAAATCAAGTTTAATGCTGTGAACTGGACTCGAGGGTAAATTCCCCAGTTGTTTGATTACTATTCCCGTGTTTCTCTAAAGGGAAGACTGCTCTTTTAATTTTTGAATGGCTCTCTAATATTAGGTGCTCACGTGATGTGATTTTATGAGTTGTGTGAACAGATCTGGCGTacttaatatattatattgtgtTATATATTAAACTCATTCAGAAATCTCTGTTGAATAAATATTCAGATTATTGTCACAGATTATTGTAATGAAACAGGTCTCTAATAAACTACTTTTCTAAAACTGCCAGTAAACGATGAGAAGTTATGACATCAATGCAAGAAAAGCTGACGTTAACGATGTTTTGCGCGCTCTTGATGACGTATTACGCATATGACTTGTTGgtcagtgtgttgttgttgaaAGGCGCTTGGAGGTGAGAAACGATACCTATTGAGAAAAATAAACCGAAAATGTAGCTAAATACTTGGATATGAGTGCGTGGCACCGCAGAGGACCACGATACATTTTTAACCAGGGCATTTCATTCATCTTTATTCTAGGACTTTACTCTGAGGCAGAAGAGGAGCTAAGCTACGATAACTAGCCGCCTGTATTGTTGTTCGTTCAGACTCTTTTTGGGTTGTTGAGCAGTGGAAGCTCTACTTTATCGTGTAATATCTAGTGATCATGTATTTACTTAATAATAGAATAGTACTTAGCTTCATATGACGTAAACTGAGCTGTTTCAcatggtttgtgttttttttttttggctaatAGGAGGACGGGGAGGTGATAATTCGTAGATGAATCGCGATTCTCTTTGAACGATAATGAATCGATTCACAAAATATTTTCCAGTATACTCTTGCTGCATCCAAAACACTGTGCTCATTCATTATATTAAAGCCACTATATTAAACACACTTATCTTGCTGATCCACCTCGCAGAGGTGAAATTAGAGATATTAGAGACATTTActactgcacagtttgtgttaatcATTTATGCTAATACTTCATCAGTGGTCGCAAGATGCTGCCCACAGGGCACTGCCGAGTAGAtgtgtttggatggtggattattctcagtccatcaGTGATACTGAGGTGTGTAAAattccaacagcactgctgtgttcaatCCAGTTTATAAAGCGCAACACATAAGCAATCCACCATGTTAGTGTCACCGCAGTGATGAAAATGATCTATCTTGACTACTGAAGAACAGagggaaagggggctaacaaaatatgaacatgaattgatggactacagtctgtaattgtagaactagctgataaaatggactgTGTTTCTCTGATAAGTCTAAATCAAGATCACACATTAAGGTTTTGTGaatggtttaaaaatgtttatgatTGGTTGTTTCCTTAATTCCTGCTGGTTATTTTTCTTACATTGTTTTTGTCAGCAGTTACATCATTCACTGTCAGGGCACAATGACCACAGTCCTATTGTTAAGTTAGTTACAAAGGTCAGCAGCTTGGTAAAATTCCTGTGTTGGGTTTTTGTTTGCTTGGATAATGGACAGAGGCTTCCCTTTTTTGAAGCAGAACTGAAGGATGCTGCGTTTGAGGTGCAAGGCCAAGAATGGGACCCATCTGATGCAAGGCCTCACGCACCAGTCCTGTGTTCAAGAGCTGAAAGACAAGGTGGAGGAGCTGACCGGTATACCATGTGATGTGCAGAAAATCATGGTGGGCTACCCGCCCTCTAGTTTAGATCTTCGTAATGGGGATGCCCATCTGAAAGACTATCCTATAAAATCAGGTAAGGACTTCATGAAATTGAACCATTTCTTTAAGACAGGACCTAAATTTGGACTGTTACTGCTAAATTTGGGACATGGCTCAAAACCCATTTGAAGAATTGGAGTACTTCAAATGTAGTTTGTATGCAGTGACTGTAATTGGGAAAATGTAATTAGATATTAACAGTCTTTTATACCTACTCCAGATCAAAGACTTGTAGGTTTTAGCCCCTCTCACAAATGCTTGGTAACCCAGAACCTTTCTGGACATTTCCCAGAGGAGCTGTGTCTAAGAATGCAAATGTCTGTAACATTGGTAGAAGAGATTACGCTGACGTTATCCAGCCAGCACACCCTGTACAAAGTCTAGGTAATATCTGAGCGAACTCATGTGAATAGAGCCTGTAATGTTCAGGAGAATTCACTGAATTAATGCCATGCTTCCTGCACATGCTTCACAGGCACCGCCCCTTTCTTGAAACAAATGGAATATTTCCTGATGTGAGAACGCACCTGACTCAGATATTCTCTGGATTTATGCTACATGTGTGAAAAGGCAACTCAGTAAAATGTCCAGACCTAATTCTTCAGACATTTGCCAAAGTTAATAtaatcgctgtccaatgaaaaacatgcatctcccaagtagctttacagaagaaggaaaacagAAGGAAtttcaatgaaagtcaatgtaaaaaaaatgtattccaagtcattttagagcatttctattagcCCATTCATCATGATAATTTTACacattgtgaaggacagctacCGTGTTCAAATGATCTAGAAATCTTTAAATTGACAAAAAATTATTGGACAGCGATGACACTGTTGCAGTGCAGATCATATTCTTTACTGTCTATTTCCTTTACTGAGTATAAGCATATTgacagctacacatcctttcaaaTCCACTACTGTGAGTTTTCACAGAAACAGCATGGGATATTTTTCAAATTTCAAGCAAGCATGTGACTTGATTTTGCACTACTGATGTTTTTGAATGCTTAAATACAGTTCATCTGATGATGGGGACCGTTTTGGTGGTCCACCAAGTCTTGTTAAGGGTTCTATTGTCtttgtattttgtaatatatataatatatttatgctTATAAGGTTGGAGATTAACATTCTTGTCTTAATACTTTCTGGCAGGAGATACTCTGATTGTAGAGGAGGAAAAGAACAAACCTAAAGCTCATACTAATGCTGCTGTAACGAAAGGCCCATGTCTAGACTACACTCCTGTCCTGGAGCGCCGTGTAGTTCCTGCTGATAACTCCTGCCTATTTACCAGTGTTAATTATGTGGTAGAAGGAGGTGTGTATGACCCGGCCTGTGCCCCAGAGATGCGAGGCCTAATTGCTCAGATCGTGGCCAGCGACCCAGCTGCCTATTCAGAGGCAGTGCTGGGCAAAAGTAATGAGGATTACTGCACTTGGATCCGTCGTGATGACACGTGGGGTGGTGCCATCGAAGTGTCCATATTGTCCAAGTTCTACCAGTGTGAAATCTGCGTAGTGGACACGCAGACTGTGCGTGTGGACAGATTTGGTGAGGATGCCGGCTACCAAAAACGGGTCTTGCTCATTTATGATGGCATCCACTATGACCCCCTGCAGAGGGCCACACCTGGCTCGGACATCCCACCGCTGACTGTTTTTTCCACGACTGACGATATCATCCTGGCGCAGGCCCTGGAGCTGGCAGACGAGGCGCGGCGCAAGCGGCAGTTCACAGACGTCAATCGCTTTGCACTGCGTTGCATGGTGTGCCAGACTGGCCTGGTGGGGCAGAAAGAGGCAAGGGAACATGCCAAGGAGACTGGCCACACCAACTTTGGCGAGGTGTAAATACTCGCTTTGGATTTGTCTTGCCCCCACTGCCACCCCCCAGCATACATGTTCCCTCCCACTGTTTCACAGCTGTGTGACTTAGCTTGGTGCCGTTTTCTACCTCACAGTGTGATTATCCCAAGCTCCCAACTTTTCAGTATTAATTGCAACTTTGATCAACACTGGGTTTTGAAGTGGCTGGAGTCTAATCATTATATTTTGGTGTGAATCAGCACAGTATTGTAACTACACCTATTATTTTTGATATGTAGCAATTGTTTTGTTGCCTAATCAGAGGAGTGAGCCTTTATTCAAACCAAAATGTAAGAACTGCCTTCTTTATTGATGTTTAAAACTTGCAACACTATTGAATAGTATATAGCATCCTTGCATTTGTGTGATGGTTATCCCCCATTTTAATTAAGTTTAGATTGCACATTTACAAGAGTTGATGGCACTACATGGTCTTAAATGCTCACTGGCTCAGTAATAACTGTTACTTGAAGTAGTTGCAGACATCAAACTTTTGGTGAAGAGTGTTTTGTAgtagtttttaaaatgacagcttctcATTTGAAGTATTTGGTAAGCATTGGTTGTAATGCTAGTTAGGCTTCCaagagagtgtttttttttgtttgtttgttttttgttttttaaagagaaTATCAAATAACTAATGGTGCTGATTGTGGACTCACTTATACATTAAATAGCATAGTGGTGTGGATTTCTATTTCTGATGGCACTGTTTTTATTGTATGTACAACTGGCCATGCAAAACACTTTTATGCAAAAGGCTCATGAAATATTTTGTAACAACGAGTGAATGCAGTGATGTAGTGGcaagtgatttttttgttttttcttcagtgGAGAATTGTGTCATAtcaaactttttaaaatgtctggaAACACTGGGGCAGGCATTGTATGATGACTTGGCCTATTTACAGTAAGTAGTATGAGTGTGAGTGGTTACATGATACATGGAATGTATTCTAATGCAGGTGATGAATTATCATAAAATACCAATACATTTGCAGGCAGGTACTGTCTTATACCATATTGCTTTGTAagttattttctgattttaCTATAAACAGTGCCACTGTGAGGCCAAAGGATATATtaccatgttttgtttttgggtttttttggcCAGATTTGAGAAATGTTGAGCTCTATGCGCTTTTCATGTTATAAATGTGAGACTTGAACTTCATTACTGAGTAGAGATCTTAACAGTACGTGGGTGTGAGGAACTGCATGCTGTAATGGTTACACCAGAAATAAAGCTTAAATTGATACCTACGTGTTTTGTTCAGTACAAGACGGTTTCCACAGCCCTGCCTCGGAATCCCTAATACAAACACTTCCTGAAGTTGCAAACAACTGGCATTAATGATAAAGAGCAGTTTATAGACAAGGGTTGGCTCATGTTTGCGTTGACTGTCATGTGCTATCACCTACTTCTCACATAAATCCAATTCAGATAAACAGGATTTAACTCCCTACAAATGCACAAGGATTAacgtaatgttatttaaagtaACTTTTTGCCCTTAGTAATAGGATTACATTGGGTTTGGCATGACAATAGCAAAACACATTtggtggttgttttaatcaacAGACAAGCAGAGCGAGTCAGTAGTAGGTCACCAGGCATTTGTTAAACATGATTAGTTCTATTACTCAATCCATGTCCATACCATCTTAACTCTTAATATTGATGAACAGGGAATGTGTTATTTGGGGTACAATAAAATGCTGGTAATGAGAAAattgagtgaaaatatttcaaaattattattaaaaaatgactGAACAGAAGTGATTTTAATGAAATTCTGATGCAAGTTGTGTCTGTATTTCAAATTGTACTCTACTCCCCGTGCTACAAAGCTCATACTATAACGGCTTTCTAAATAATTCACTCTAAATCCAACAAGAAGCCGTTGGGGATTGAGCCTTTGACACGCCCCCTATTCACGTTTTTGTCATGATTGGCTCTTTTCAACTAGTGGGCGGGGAGATACTGTGTCAGGATTGGTCAGGATTACGTTGATGGACTGTGATCTCTGATAATCTTACCTGTAGCAGCCTGCAGGTGCTCTACTACTCACACTCGCCTTTAGAAATATGATTTAACTTTGGAGACCTGCATTTAAGGTGAGTTTATGTTCTTTGTCGCCTATTAGTTAAAATGAGAAGTAAAAACTTAAGGTTAGGCCTCAAGTTTACAAACCGTAACGTGAAATTGGTATGTAAACTGGTCACAGTTTGAGTGATATTGTGAGAATCAGATTTTACTCGCTGAGCTTGAGGTAAAAGAGTTAGTACTTGGGGAgagttacagtaaaaaaaaacttaagtAAAAGAGACAAAAATACAGAACTAGTGTGGTTTACAGCAAGTTTCAGATCAACAGAATGTCTCAGTATGGCTGATTGATCTCGCATACATGTTGTACAAAAGGGGTTAATCTTTCAGTGTTGTGGATAAGAGTTTACAGCCATCACAGTCTAATCAGCTGGTTTCTAAGGTTTATGGGCACTGCCGTTTACCTCCGTTGTGCTTTTCACATCAAGTTCATTCCAATGAACTGTTACACAAGACAGAAAGTTGATCTttgttatctgtgtgtgtgtcaaactACTTGTGGAGTCCACTCAAATCATGACCAAGAGTCAAATTTCCGTTTAAAGAAAGCTTTCCTAATTTACCTCAGAACTATCAGTAACACGGGAGTCTGCTGAAGACAACAGGTGAAAGGAACCTGAGCCAAACAAAGGAGGCTCATTATTAAGTGTTTCAACTGTAGCTTGTATGAAACTTCACTTCAAACTGAAATGGTGACAGTTAAAaggaaaataatgtaaaaacaatTTACAGTTTTCTTCCTTCTAATGACATTTTGGAACAGTGTTCAGTGCAAATTCCTGCTGAACAAGTATAAATAGTGAATTTATTAAGAAGATATGAacaattaattataaaatggGTAAGCActataatatgaaaatatatatataaaattagcTTGAAAATGTGAACTTTTGCATAGATACACCAGCGTTTAATGAAATGGCATTGAATTTTATAACCCCAGATATACCCACGTCAGGGTGGGGTATGGTTATAAATTCTCATTTGTGGGTTGAAGATATCAACAGCAATCAATCAGGGGAAGGTAGGTCACTGTAAAACCATAAAAACCTGTTGTTTTAATTATGAAAATATGATCTGAGCCTGAACTAAGTTGTGTTTCTGTTAAcacaatggttccaggtagagGCTCCAGACCCATTAGCATCTAAAGATCATTAACGTCTGAAAGagcatttaaaatgtgaaaacattttcacaaaagcctactgtttatgaaataaattatcatCATAGTTTCAACATCTAGGCAATTATGCACAGGCAAATATTTTGTCATCAAACAGGGAAAATACTCCGCTAACAACATGAAATCACACAGTGTGAGGGTGTGCTAATTCAGATCAGATTTTTAAcagtgttcatgtgtgtgtggttcatcAAAGAGCCAAATTTATGAAACAAAGGAAATGAATCCTTGCTATAAATGTATTACCCATTTATACATGCTCAAATCTCCATTCACAGTAACTCTAGGCCTCACTTTAAATTTGCATGACAGCAAGCAAAACTGCCCTACAACCAAAGGAAAACAATCCTATCTTAAAATACGTCATATTCAAATACAAGGAACTGTGTGTACATCACCTAGAGGATGACATACCTGTGTTTGAAACATGGTGGCAGTAACAGATTTGGGGTTGTGTTATTCTCATTTTCTGTATTCTGTATTTTCCAAAACATAATAAACAAGTAAAGATGTAGAATTACAAATCACCTTTATATGCAGCACTTTTCAGTTTATTCATGTGCCATGTGTGTGCCTCAATCCCCAGCAATctatttttattgtgtaattaTGAGTGAGATACATTCGCATTAGAATTTGCAGATGATTCATGTTGTCTTCCATTCATGCTGAACTTGATCTCATTAGAAAGACTTAGAGTAGTGTGTGCTATAATCCATGTCACCTAATACGTCCAGTAGTGTAGCAATTGGGTAACACTGCACACTGAACTACATGCAGCTCTTTCACTCTCTGCCCTTTTGAACTAGCTACCCCAACCCAATAAATATGTAGCCAACCAAAATCAAATTAACaaaagtttaataataatttgtgtCTAAAATAACATTGTGAAAGACttgcttaaaggctaagcaccacttaatggaccttaatggaatatttcacattattttatttactgacatatataagcatgaattcaaatgaaaatagcagcttaatttgctttaaaactgacatttttattaaattgacggaaaaacccgagctcgctacggaaattcttgaacgcagccgtgacgtcactggtggacaacagctgaacaacgccgccgtaaaacaccgttatgactgactgttatgacagtatctagctaaataaccaacattattcatgacaatagcctagcaataagctaaactcagatttagaggtaccgttattcttgtaaatgtgatcgaagtcgaactcgaattcatccgacactataaacctccgtaatgcagctacgtagctgagtataatctgagccaccgagtttagcaagtcaagctaacgttaactaacaccaactaaaacaggcgaagtgagtgtccttaccctgtttacctccatgttacagaggctcttgaacacctttcgttggtgtccttacatgcccatattgttggaaaagcgccagtgaagtgagctacagataacggagtgaccGGATGGTCCTttcaaagtgcccgtttaaagttgacaaatttagtccattttctgcatattttgggatctttgggccatttgttcacatatgtcccactgtacattgaatgattgcagccaaaaacaacacaccttttcgccattttgcattaaattaagtgcagcttctagagttgttgtccaccatctacgtcacaggcaagacgcctattagagtttccgaacaccgttgtgGGGGGAaacaacggtcttttaaactttattccttgaatttgtaagaaataacatgttttctgactatcaataaactcAAGTTatgaactcaaattccactgtatttatttgtttgacactttcatagagctggtgcttagcctttaaaggagTGAACAATGATATTGTAATTAAACCAGActtgaaaaatatttgttttaaattgattATAAGttgtattaaacatatttatattaaagaTATGTTTTTTTGACAGCTCAAGGATCTGAGTTCATGACTAAGTCAAAGCACACTTAACTTGAAATGCCATGCAAAGAGTGACGTGTGGCCAGGTGGCACTGTCATGGAGCCGATGAGAGAGATGGAAAGTGCTGAGAGCTGTGACAGTGTGGTTAGCATCAACTCTTGCTTTGTGAGTATATCATATCAGCACactaaatattcatatttttctaGAGAGATATGAGAATTAATGTCAGACATGAATCATATTTTCCTGTGATTTGTATTTCTTACAGAGTGATGATAGCTTGCAGTATCTCTCTGCGGAAGAGAAGGCTTGTCTCATGTTCTTGGAGGAGACCATTGAGGCTCTAGACACAGAGGATGACAGCGGTCTGTCTCATGATGAAGCTGAAAGTCTTCCTGCCCCTGGAAATGTAGCCACCAAAACAGCTTATCTTTCTGCTTCAATGGATCAGAGCAAGCACAAAGGTTAAGACCTATATATAATTTGGGGTGACACTTTACCATAGAGAACTGTTCTTGAAGTTAAATGACACCtcaaaaaactgaaataaatttacataaatgtttataaaaaacTCTTACAGTTGAAATTGTCTGTCAATctgcatttatacattttttaatgattataaATATTAGTTTGATAAAATTGTTTCCATTTCAGATGTCCCTAAACATTACATTGATGATCCTCGGATGTTTGGCAGTTCGGAGCACAATCAAATCCTGAATTACTTGGTTCCAACACCCTTTGTTCTGGCAAACAACAATTCTCACATCCCACCAAAAATAGAATCAACTGCTACCAAAGAGATGACTGCACACATGAAGGACATGAATGAGGCTAATGTTCCATCGGAGG from Hoplias malabaricus isolate fHopMal1 chromosome 5, fHopMal1.hap1, whole genome shotgun sequence encodes:
- the yod1 gene encoding ubiquitin thioesterase OTU1, with the protein product MLRLRCKAKNGTHLMQGLTHQSCVQELKDKVEELTGIPCDVQKIMVGYPPSSLDLRNGDAHLKDYPIKSGDTLIVEEEKNKPKAHTNAAVTKGPCLDYTPVLERRVVPADNSCLFTSVNYVVEGGVYDPACAPEMRGLIAQIVASDPAAYSEAVLGKSNEDYCTWIRRDDTWGGAIEVSILSKFYQCEICVVDTQTVRVDRFGEDAGYQKRVLLIYDGIHYDPLQRATPGSDIPPLTVFSTTDDIILAQALELADEARRKRQFTDVNRFALRCMVCQTGLVGQKEAREHAKETGHTNFGEV